GAGGTGGTAAGCCCTCTTGGTAAATCGATGGTAAAAGTAATAGCCCCAGCCCCTCGGCTGTCAACACTGGAAGGGAAGAAAATTGGGTTGATCTGGAATGCATTTACAAACGGCGATGTCCTGGCTGAAGCGTTCGCCAATCTGCTCAAAAAGCGGTTTGGGCAGATAGAGACAGTCAACCTGCCAAGTGGTAAGGGTCTGAGTTGGGGTGATTATCCTGACCCTTCCATAAAGGATATAGTTAAAGAAGCCAAGGTGGACGCAGTCATAGTGACGGTCGGCGGGTGAGGAACGTGCACCCCCGCAGTTGCGAGGACTACTAGTTGGACGGAGGCAGCCGGTATTCCGGCGGTAGCAGTGATATGCACGGGTTTTCTAAATACGGCTCGCTCAACGGCCCAAGCCGAAGGGGTAGCGAACATCCATATTGTGGAGTATCCGCCCCCCAATATTTCAATGCAAAGCCATGCAGAGGTCCAGGAATATGCCGCGAATCTTATTGTTAAGGTTATCGAAGCGCTGACCAGAGAGTCAACCAATATGTCAGTCAGCGAAGCGGGATCAGGGGGTGCTGAGCCAAAACCTAAGGACATAGTCTTTAAGGGCACCTATGAAGAAATAAACAGGTTTTTTTACGAAAGTCAGTGGACCGACGGATTGCCAATTGTCCCCCCGACGACTGAAAAGGTACAGGAGTTTCTCAGGTACACGGACCGTTCTCCCGACGAAGCATTAGGTACACTTCCTCCCGGGAACCGTGAAGCGACTGTGTGGACGGTCGCAGTGAACGGAGTGATGGCCGGGTGCCGTCCGGAATACATGCCAGCGTTGATCGCGGTGTCGGAGGCTGTGGCAGACCCTCGCTTTGGCATGCAATTCGCCGGTAGCACTGCCGGATGGTCACCAGTAATCATTGTGAACGGACCGATAATCAAGCAGCTAGATTTCAATTATGGACAGGGCGTCATGCGTTCCGCAAGGCAGGCCAATACCACATTAAGCCGCTTTCTGAGATTATTTATGCTCAACGTTCCGAGGTATGTCGTAGGCATGGATAAGGCAGCGTTTGGCCAGAATATCATTGTTGCTATTGCTGAAAACGAAGACGACAGCCCGTGGGAGTCTCTCTCGGTGAGCCGTGGATTCAAGACAGGCGTCAGTGTAGTAACAGTGACTTCTGCAGAGGCTGTAAGTGACAATTTCGAAACCTTTGGAACAGGGGAAGAACAGCTCAAGGGGTTAGCTAGGCAGACCGCTAAGGTGCTAGGCCAGGTTCCTTTCTGCCTCTCGTCGTTTTTTGGCCCTGAAAGATCGGTTGTGGTAGCGCTGACCCCCTTAGTTGCACGTACCATAGCAAAGGCTGGTTACTCGAAGAGCGATGTTCAGCAGTACCTTTTCAAGAATGTGAAAATACGGGCAGCGGAGTTTGACATGTTTCTGCCCCCCGGGTTCTTCGGCGGCACTGCTTGTGGATTTGTGGCTGCGGGTAAGATGGAGAAGCAGTTCTGTGAATCGACGGACGCGGACAGGATGCTTCCGCTTGTCCATTCGCCTAAGGATTACCTCATCATCATAACGGGGGATGCGGCAAGGAACCGGAACTTCGTGACGTTGCAGGGAGGGGATCAGGGATTTGCCGTAAGCAAGGCAATAAGGCTTCCAGTAAACTGGCAGAGTCTGATCCGGGCCACCAAATAACATAAGGCGTGGCAGCGATTCACGTCATTCGCAGCAGGACAAGAAGTGATTCATTTATTTCGAGGTGCGGCGATGAGGAATTCTATGTGGGGCTTGACGAAAGCGGTCTTGGTAGTCATACTGCTCCTTCTTTCCATTCCCCTCATTTCGTTGGCTTTTGACCGGGGCGAGGTTACGAGGATTTCTGTGGGAGAGCTCAAGAAAATGATGGATGACAAAACGGATGTGGTGATTCTCGATACCCAACCTACGAGCATTTACAAGAAGGGGCACATAAAAGGTGCCTCTTCATTCCCATGGAAGGAGAACATTGCTTTGGTAGAGACCGAGCTTCTGCCTAGGAACAGGTCCATAGTGTTGTACTGTGCTTGCGGGCCGGGAGAAGGAGACAGTGCAAGTGTTGCGGCACAGTTAATAGATCTTGGCTTCGATTTTGATTTGGTGAAAGTGCTGAAGGATCCCTCTATTGAGGGATGGAAAAAAGCCGGTTATCCTATGGAGTAGAAACAGTGGAAATGTTTTTAGGTTATACAAGGATGCTAGTGATGTGCGGGAAAACAGGAGCAATTGCCGCACTAATGACCCCACTATCATTTTGGCCGCTATCATCTCTGATTCTGATCCCAAGAGACGCCGGAATATAAGGGAGAGTCATATTGCAAAGCCTGTCACTCCCCAATAGCCAAAGGATGGGAGCAGACAAGACATGCGAAAGCCCTGGACAGCCTGAAGAAGACTAAAGCTTGAGTCAGCGACAACTCGTTTCGGGAGAAAAGAGTTCTTGGTTATTATGACGCTAAATGTCATCGTAGATTTTGAGAGAAGAACGGAGGTCATAAAACTATTCTCGCTCTATGTGGGCCCGGTTCTGGTTAAGCAAGGCTGCATGGGTGCGCGTCTTTACGCCGATTGCTCGGACGCAGGAGATTACATGATCTTTGAACGATGGCAATCCGCCAAGCATCTTCAAAAACATATACGATCTCGTGATTACCAAAGAATACTCGATATTATCGATCTCGCGAAAGAACCGCCAGAGATCAAGTTTCATTCGGTTCCCTCGGTTGAGGGGTTTGAGCTGGTTCAAGGGGCAAGAAAGAACATCGCTTACGGCGGTCTGTAAAGAAAGCGGCCGGATGCCGCCCGTAAGGCAGAGCCATAGCGAATCGAGACCAAGGAGGCAGATAGGAAATGGGGAAAAAGATATTTATTGATTTGAGTCATCCGTTTGGCGCGGACATACCACTCTGGCCGTATTTTCAGAAGCCGGTCATCGACACTATGCATGGCCTTGCCAAGTCCGGCGTCTTAAGTCAAAAGGTCACCGTGGTGATGCACGCGGGCACTCACGCCGATTCGCCCCGTCATGTAATGGAGCGGGACTTCGAAGGCAAACGCACGAGGTACACCCATGAGCTTCCGGTAGACGCCTATTGCGGTTTAGCGATCTGCCTCGATGTCAAGGTGAGCCCCTGGGAGCTCATCACCGACAGGCACCTTGATGAGGCCTGTGCTCGTGCCAGGTTCGACCCCAAGGAACTAAAAAACGGCATGGTCCTTTTGCTGAGGACCGGCACCCATCTTCTGTATGATGACAGCAAGGACTACTACCACTATTCGCCTGGTACAGGGCTTCGTGCGGGTCAGTGGATCGAGAAATATCATCCGAAATGTGTGGCCATGGACATGCAGGCTTTAGACCATCCGCTCCACACCGCCATGGGCAAGAACGGCCCGACCCAGATGAACCTGCCAGGACGTACCGGCCGTCCCATCACCCAGGAGTATATCGACAAGTACGGTATCGAACAGTACGCGTGGTTCGATCGCGAAGTGTTCATCCAAACCTTCGGCATGGACCGCTATATGGAAGAGTATGGCAAGCTTGAGAAGGCCGGCGAGTGGGGTACCTGGGAACCCTGCCACAAGTATATGATGGGTAACGGCATCGTTGGTATCGAAAATATCGGCGGTGACCTGGAGAAGGTTGTTGGGAAGCGATTTCAATTCTGGTGCTTCCCGCTCCGCTGGTACATGGGAGATGGAACCATGGTCCGCTGCGTGGCCGAAATTGATGAGGCTGGTATAAACGATGCACCGGACCGCGTATACAAATATGGAGTCATATAAGGATACGCTTATCATACGGCCAACAAGATGAGAGTATAAGGAGAGCGTTTATGAAGAAGATAGAGCTGAAGGACGTAAAACCGTACGCAGCCCCGGGGCATTTCAATATGACGGCTATGAGACTACAGGGAAAAGAAGAGACAGGCGCCTCCGAGTTCTGGGTAGGGCTCTCCCACTTTCTGCCGGGAGGCGGCGCCGAGTGGGGGTATGAGGATAACCCGCTCGAAAAAGTCTACTTTGTACTCGAGGGGGAGATCACCGTAAAAAGCAAAACCGAAGAATTCACCCTGCGCAGGAACGATTCGATCTTCATCGGTCCAAACGAGGGAAGGGAGATCATGAACAAGACAAATTTTCCGGCAAGTATGCTCGTCATCATCAACTACCCCTGAAGAGGCTGACCATGAAAAAACAGGACGTGACGGATCTTTTCGATATCACTGGCAAGGTCGCGCTCGTTACCGGCGCCACAGGCGGGC
This sequence is a window from Syntrophorhabdaceae bacterium. Protein-coding genes within it:
- a CDS encoding rhodanese-like domain-containing protein, with protein sequence MGELKKMMDDKTDVVILDTQPTSIYKKGHIKGASSFPWKENIALVETELLPRNRSIVLYCACGPGEGDSASVAAQLIDLGFDFDLVKVLKDPSIEGWKKAGYPME
- a CDS encoding antibiotic biosynthesis monooxygenase, with translation MTLNVIVDFERRTEVIKLFSLYVGPVLVKQGCMGARLYADCSDAGDYMIFERWQSAKHLQKHIRSRDYQRILDIIDLAKEPPEIKFHSVPSVEGFELVQGARKNIAYGGL
- a CDS encoding cyclase family protein, which produces MGKKIFIDLSHPFGADIPLWPYFQKPVIDTMHGLAKSGVLSQKVTVVMHAGTHADSPRHVMERDFEGKRTRYTHELPVDAYCGLAICLDVKVSPWELITDRHLDEACARARFDPKELKNGMVLLLRTGTHLLYDDSKDYYHYSPGTGLRAGQWIEKYHPKCVAMDMQALDHPLHTAMGKNGPTQMNLPGRTGRPITQEYIDKYGIEQYAWFDREVFIQTFGMDRYMEEYGKLEKAGEWGTWEPCHKYMMGNGIVGIENIGGDLEKVVGKRFQFWCFPLRWYMGDGTMVRCVAEIDEAGINDAPDRVYKYGVI
- a CDS encoding cupin domain-containing protein codes for the protein MKKIELKDVKPYAAPGHFNMTAMRLQGKEETGASEFWVGLSHFLPGGGAEWGYEDNPLEKVYFVLEGEITVKSKTEEFTLRRNDSIFIGPNEGREIMNKTNFPASMLVIINYP